A portion of the Podospora pseudoanserina strain CBS 124.78 chromosome 2, whole genome shotgun sequence genome contains these proteins:
- the RAD7 gene encoding UV-damaged DNA-binding protein rad7 (BUSCO:EOG092621X3; COG:S; EggNog:ENOG503NZ1M): MSRQTRTVGRRIMGPQSALTDFLASHNISANQIRLDAEARRRAAAQDNQEGQGDAAQQQLLNENGDFDTPSPESDEDQPVVASTGRVTRGRSAAQATSEVERRKKEKEKHAIDKIKASKKFQKRKRDPDASDDDDDDIVRALFNERAKPLPGQMENCAICNTRFTVTPYSRNAPDGGLVCSPCGKELAKDDPAPKKKTKRASGGPVGARRQTQSRILDGTYHVGGKSLMSLCIQTLAKNIDLAEDLGDLPPKIVDKIARKLSKHRLLNPTTLSLFLKPSNQGVLVYDGAKLSADDFYRIFHSVPELKKLKVRNAIHFKDEVVEYLVDRHIVLEDLYLHGCNLISEGKWIEYLQKKGQPLRSLRVYWTDKHFTDAVLAVIPTGCPNLTRLKVCHNQAVTGEGLNHIAKIATLRHLSLDLREAIHSDVYVKLLTAIGPQLETLCLTRVPELDNTVLDALHMHCRNLKKLRITDSELMTDAGFARLFTSTWSNPGLVFLDLQKCRQLESTKPRENPDGIGLCDEGFKALMAHSGKTLQNLNVHGCRHISSKAFEEVFTADKTYENMHKMEISFCEEVTDFVVGCIFRSCPNLRELNVFGCMKVKDVRVPKGKILVGVPNARGMVIEGED, encoded by the exons AT GTCCCGACAGACTCGGACGGTTGGGCGCCGTATTATGGGCCC ACAATCGGCCTTGACGGACTTTTTGGCT TCGCATAACATTTCGGCAAACCAAATCAGACTTGATGCTGAGGCTCGTCGTAGAGCGGCTGCCCAGGACaaccaagaaggtcaaggtgatgctgctcaacaacaactcttGAATGAGAATGGCGATTTCGACACCCCGTCACCGGAATCTGACGAGGACCAGCCCGTTGTGGCATCTACCGGTCGAGtaacaagaggaagaagcgCAGCCCAGGCAACCTCTGAAGTCGAGCGgcgaaaaaaagagaaggaaaaacaCGCTATTGATAAGATCAAGGCCAGCAAGAAGTTCCAGAAACGTAAGCGCGATCCTGACGCTtcagatgacgacgacgacgacattgTCCGCGCGCTTTTCAACGAGCGTGCGAAGCCTCTACCGGGCCAGATGGAGAACTGTGCCATCTGCAACACACGGTTTACGGTAACACCGTACTCCCGCAATGCCCCTGACGGAGGCTTGGTCTGTTCACCCTGTGGAAAGGAGCTTGCTAAGGATGATCCTgctcccaagaagaagaccaagcGTGCCAGCGGAGGACCAGTGGGCGCACGTCGCCAGACCCAGAGCAGGATTTTGGATGGAACATACCACGTCGGCGGCAAGAGCCTGATGTCTTTGTGCATTCAGACTTTGGCAAAGAACATTGATCTTGCCGAGGATTTGGGTGACTTGCCACCCAAAATTGTAGACAAGATTGCTCGAAAGCTATCCAAGCACCGTCTTCTCAACCCCACGACACTCAGCCTGTTCTTGAAACCAAGCAACCAGGGAGTGCTCGTATATGACGGCGCCAAGCTCAGTGCGGACGACTTCTATCGCATCTTCCATTCGGTCCCGGAACTCAAGAAACTCAAAGTCCGCAACGCCATCCACTTCAAGGACGAAGTGGTAGAGTATCTCGTCGACCGCCATATCGTCCTTGAAGATTTGTATCTTCACGGGTGCAATCTCATCTCCGAAGGGAAATGGATCGAGTATCTTCAGAAGAAGGGTCAGCCCCTGCGATCACTTCGGGTATACTGGACAGACAAGCATTTTACGGATGCTGTTCTTGCAGTTATTCCCACTGGCTGTcccaacctcacccgccTCAAAGTCTGCCACAACCAAGCAGTCACCGGTGAAGGCCTGAACCACATCGCCAAAATTGCCACTCTCCGCCATCTGTCCCTCGACTTGCGCGAGGCAATCCACTCGGATGTATACGTCAAACTCTTAACCGCCATTGGACCCCAGCTCGAAACACTGTGCTTGACCAGAGTCCCCGAGCTAGACAACACAgtcctcgacgccctccACATGCACTGTCGCAATCTGAAGAAGCTCCGCATCACCGACAGTGAGCTCATGACCGACGCCGGATTTGCCCGCCTCTTCACCTCAACCTGGTCCAACCCCGGTCTAGTCTTCCTCGACCTCCAGAAATGCCGCCAACTCGAATCAACGAAACCTCGCGAGAACCCCGACGGTATCGGCCTTTGCGATGAAGGGTTCAAGGCCCTGATGGCGCACTCGGGCAAGACGCTCCAGAATCTGAACGTTCATGGTTGTCGTCACATTTCCAGCAAggcgtttgaggaggtgttCACGGCGGATAAAACGTATGAGAATATGCACAAGATGGAGATTTCGTTTTGCGAGGAGGTGACAGATTTTGTGGTGGGGTGTATCTTCCGGAGCTGTCCTAATCTGAGAGAGCTGAATGTGTTTGGGTGTatgaaggtgaaggatgTGAGGGTGCCGAAGGGGAAGATTTTGGTTGGGGTGCCGAATGCGAGGGGGATGGTTAtcgagggtgaggattgA